The segment TTCATCATATAACAGCCGCACCTTCACGCCTTCCCGCGCCTTCAAGATCAGCTCTTCACGCAGCTTCATGCCCAGCTGGTCCGGCTGAATGATGTAGTACTGAATATTGATCTCTGCGCGGGCAGAGCGGATATCCTCGAACAATGCGGCGAACTTCTGATGGCCGTCACTGTAAATAACAATCTCATTATCGTTAGATAACAAGCCGTGCGACGAGCGGATATTCATGTTGATGAGCTGGGCATAGTTCTGCAGCAGCTGCGACCTGTCATCCGCCCCTTCTGCGAAGGCTGCCAGCTGCTTGTCCGCTTCAGCCTGGACATATTCCTGCTCTTCGATGAAGAGCTTGTAGAAATTCCTTTTTTTGAGATTGCGTCCGAAGAAGATATACAAGACAAATCCCAGAATCGGGATGAAAAACAATACCATCAGCCAGGCCCAGGTGTACCCCGCCTCCCTGCGCTCAATGAACAGAAAGCCCAGGGCCAAAATGATGTTAATGAGGGTGACGACTGTGGTTAGACTTGCAAACTCCATGCTCTTTCCCCTTTCCTCTCTGTCTCTCTCTGCTGCCTAAAAGTCTTCCAGCACCTTGGACCTGTCGCCATGAATCCTGTCCAGATGCTCCTCTCCCCAGTAGCATAACAGGTCCAGCGCGGGCTTCAGCCCCCAGCCGTAGGCCGTCAGCTCATACTCCACTCTGGGCGGAATCTCCTGGTAGATGGTCCGCGAGATTATTTCATCGTTCTCCAGGCCTCTTAACTGGGCGGTCAGCACTTTCTGGGTGATGCCGGGGATGAGCCGCAGCAGCTCGGAGGTACGCTTGGGTCCGGTCATCAGATGGTAGATAATCAGCGGCTTCCACTTACCGCCCATCACTTCCAGCGCCGCCTCTACTCCGACTCTATACTTCTTAGGAACGCTATCGTCACTCTGTTCAGTCATTGCTTCTGCCTCCATTTATGTAGGGAACCTCAACGTTCCTATGGAACATACACCTTCCTATAGAACAGCAAAGTGCGTACTTCCAGATTATTTGATTCCTGTTTATAATAGCATCAGCCAAGGAACAAGGCTACAAACCTGCTAGTAAGAAAGGTAGTGAAGATACAATCATGAGCGTATTAATCGTCGTATCGCATCCGAGACAAGATTCCCTGACCTTCCAGGTGGCCCGCCGTTTCGCTGAGGGATTGAGCCAGGCCGGCCATGATTATGAGATATTGGATTTGCATGGGATAGGATTTGACCCTGTTCTACAAGGGCGGGAGGAACTCCATATGACTGCAGGTGAACAGGAATACCCCTATTCTCCTGAATTAGAGCGGGAAATGGAGCGGTTGCGGCAGCATGACGGCCTGGCCTTTGTTTTTCCGCTGTGGTGGTGGCATCTGCCAGCCATGCTGAAGGGGTATATCGACCGGGTGCTGAACAACAGGGTTGCCTACGGCACAAGTAATCTGCATGATTATCGTGCGCTGTGGCTGGCTCTGGCAGGCGTAACAGAGGAGCAGATGAAGAAGCGCAGCTATGATGAGGCCACCACGCGTCTGCTGAACGTAGGGATTGCCGATTATTGCGGAATCACAGACTCCAGAGTAGAATTCCTCTACGATACTGCGAGTTCCGCACCCGGACACCGTGAGGCGTTGCTGGAACAGGCCTATCAGGCGGGACTACATTATGGCAAAGGGGAAAACTGACAAATCGCAGGAATAAGGGAGATCACAGCATCACATCAAATTCACCCACATAAACTGCGTTTCCAGTCACTTCTATAGTGTTGCCGTTATCAGACACGGACACTCTGACTCTGCCGTCCCTGCCGATCTCTTGGCCCTGTTCGATTACAAGCTCTAGCGCAGCGGTCTGTCTGCTGATGTACCTGGAATAGTAGGCTCCCATCACCCCGGAGGCGGTGCCAGTCACCGGGTCCTCGGTGGTCCCAGAGAACGGGGAGGAGAAATGGCGGGCGTGCATACGGGCATCAGGATCATACGTCTGCTGGCAGAACGGGTGAATGGATGAGCGGGGCATCTCCTTCAGCACCTCAGGGAACCGCTGGTTGTCAGGCTGCATCCGGGTGAAGGCGGACAGGCTTTTGACGGGGACGATTAAGGTCCATGTGCCTGTACTGCCGTACATGGTTGGCAGGGTCTGATCAATATCACCGGGTTCGAGGCCGATCGAGCGGGCCAGGTCTTCAAGCGATCCGTTAAAGGGTTGAAACTGCGGGCTGGCCTGTCTCATCGTCATATAGAGGCTGTCGTGATCTTCTGTGAAACGGATGGGCAAGACTCCTGCTTTGGTCTCGATCGTCAGCTCGTTAGCGTCTCCAAGGAGGCTCTTGGTCTTCAGAGCAAATAACGTCGCTAGGGTCGCATGGCCGCAGAGATTAATCTCATGCCCGGGTGTAAAATAGCGGATTCTGAGATCCGCCTGGGTGGATTTTAACGGAAACGCCGTCTCATTAAAACCAACCTTCGCTGCAATGTCCTGCATTTGCTCCTCCGAGAGTGCTCCGCCGTCCAGGACAACCCCTGCCGGGTTCCCTTTGTTTGGAATGCTGCTGAACGCATCGTAATGATAGACTTTGATGTTCTGCACACCTGCACCGCCTGTCTTTTTTTGAGTAATATGATAGCATAAATGTATATACTGTGAATTTAAGATATTTAGGCATTATGATATGTTCGGTTTTTCGATTACATTTGGACTACATGCCTCCGCCACGCCCAATGTGGTCGGTTTTTCGATTACATTCGGACCACGCGCCTCCGCCACGCCCAATGTGGTCGGTTTTTCGATTACAATTGGACCACGCGCCTCCGCCACGCCCAATATGGTCGGTTTTTCGATTACATTTGCACCACGCGCCTCCGCCACGCCTAATGTGGTCGGTTTTTCGATTACATTTGGACCACATGCCTCCCTCACGCCCAATGTAGTCGGTTTTTCGATTACATTCGGACCACATGCCTCCCTCACGCCCAATATGGTCGGTTTTCCGCGTTCAGACAAAAAACAGCAACGGACCTCCCTCTAAAAAGGAAGGTATCCGTTGCTGCAATCATAAAAAATATACAATTTGTCTACTCTGCTGTCTATTCAGCCATCTACTCAGCCGTATCCTTCTTCCCCAGCCAAGCCAGCTCCGCCATCGCCCGCAGCGGTCCGCGCAGGCCTGACGCTACTTCCGCTTCGCTCTGCGCTTCCGGCTTATCGCTCCAGATGGAGAAGGTGCTGCCGATGAGTTCACGCGGATAGGCTCCGGTGTATTCCTGCTTAGCTTCCCCGGTACGGTTCGGGAACAGGCCGGGATGCCAGGAGGCGCGGATTTTCTCGCCAGTCGGATACGTGTAGCCTGCATGTTCACCCAGCACATAATACAAGTAGCCATCATTGTAGTTGATTACCTGATGCCCCTTGGTGAGAATGTCTTCCACCGGGGCCATCATCGGGTGCCACTTCGTCCAATACGTGATCTGGATGGACGGCTTGGGCGCGACCCGCTGAATCTGATCCGCACGATAGAGGCCATCATTCCAGGCACGGACGGTCCAGCCCTTCGACTCCAGATGTTCAGCAACCTCGTTAAGGTAATCAATATAAGTATCCACGCCCGTGCCTCCGCTGATGTTCAGCACATTCCGGGCATACTCCGCAAGCTGCGGGTACTTATCGAACTCCGCGAAGTTGATGAATTCATCCCCGCCAATATGAAAATAACGGCTGCCCGCAAATAACTCCGCGTATTCGTCAATCAAATCCAGCACGAACCGGCGGGCTGCCGGATTCGTAATATCCAGCGCCCCCGGAGCCGGAGTTCCCGCTGCATCCTTAAGCAGCCACTCGGGATGAGTGCGGAGCGCCTGTCCCAGATGCCCCGGTGAATCCAATGAAGGTATGATATCCACATGATAACGCTGTGCCTCAAGAATAATCGCCTTCATCTCCTGCTTGGTTAAAGCTTGCTCCGACACTACCTCAGGATGGCTCTCGCTCATCAGCCGGAAGCCTTCGTTCTCGGAAAAATGCAGCTGCAGCGTATTCAGCCGCAGCCGGGACATCTCTCTAATCCGCTCCAGGAGCCAGTCTTGGCTGTAGAATTTGCGGCCAATGTCGATATGCAGCGCCCGCTCTCGAATGACAGGGTAATCGGTGATGGTGCCGCAAGGCACGGAGCCGTCATCTGCCAGCCGCTGCAGCAATGTCCACAGACCATACATCACGGCCCGTTCACTTGACGCGGTGATCTTCGCATAAGTCCCGATGTCAATGACGTAAGCTTCCTGGCTGTCCAGGTCTCCCGCTGCTTCATGATCCGTCAGCTCAATGACGATATCGCCTGAAGCGGGCGGCTCCGCGCCCCCGTGTACAAGAGTCATGATGTAGTCAGCGGGGGTCAGAATGCCCGAGAATTGGCCCAGAACCATAAAGACTGTTTCGTTCAGAACACTGTTATTATCCGATCTCGCATTGTCCACAATTCGCGCTTTGAACCCGGCAGACAAGCGCCATTGTCCCCCGGCTACCGCCGCAATCTGCTGCTGTACACCGGTAAGCGGGCCGTTATTGGAGGTTTGCCGATCTAATGGTTCATCCATATCCATCCCCATACTTTTCTCACCTCTTCCTTCTTCGCCTGGATCAGCTCAGCCGGATACCAACCGTTGTAATCTCATGTCCGCCAAGCGGAAGCTTCAGCGAAGCGGCTCCTTCTAGCTGAAGCTCTTCACCTTCTGTTTCCAGTACATTTGAAGCATAGATGGCGGCAGCCGGAAGCGCTGGTTCCAGCTCCAGTATACAGGACTCGCCCGTCATGTTGAACCAGCGGAGCAGCACATCGCCGCGCTCTTGGTTCAGCTTCATAGAGGAGAATGCAGCGGTCCCGCCGCTCCAGCGGACGGCCGAATACACGGCAGGAATCGTTCCCGCGTGAACCTCTGCCTGCGCACAGGTCCAAGGA is part of the Paenibacillus sp. FSL M7-0420 genome and harbors:
- a CDS encoding winged helix-turn-helix transcriptional regulator, which gives rise to MTEQSDDSVPKKYRVGVEAALEVMGGKWKPLIIYHLMTGPKRTSELLRLIPGITQKVLTAQLRGLENDEIISRTIYQEIPPRVEYELTAYGWGLKPALDLLCYWGEEHLDRIHGDRSKVLEDF
- a CDS encoding NAD(P)H oxidoreductase, whose protein sequence is MSVLIVVSHPRQDSLTFQVARRFAEGLSQAGHDYEILDLHGIGFDPVLQGREELHMTAGEQEYPYSPELEREMERLRQHDGLAFVFPLWWWHLPAMLKGYIDRVLNNRVAYGTSNLHDYRALWLALAGVTEEQMKKRSYDEATTRLLNVGIADYCGITDSRVEFLYDTASSAPGHREALLEQAYQAGLHYGKGEN
- a CDS encoding PhzF family phenazine biosynthesis protein; amino-acid sequence: MQNIKVYHYDAFSSIPNKGNPAGVVLDGGALSEEQMQDIAAKVGFNETAFPLKSTQADLRIRYFTPGHEINLCGHATLATLFALKTKSLLGDANELTIETKAGVLPIRFTEDHDSLYMTMRQASPQFQPFNGSLEDLARSIGLEPGDIDQTLPTMYGSTGTWTLIVPVKSLSAFTRMQPDNQRFPEVLKEMPRSSIHPFCQQTYDPDARMHARHFSSPFSGTTEDPVTGTASGVMGAYYSRYISRQTAALELVIEQGQEIGRDGRVRVSVSDNGNTIEVTGNAVYVGEFDVML
- a CDS encoding beta-N-acetylhexosaminidase encodes the protein MDEPLDRQTSNNGPLTGVQQQIAAVAGGQWRLSAGFKARIVDNARSDNNSVLNETVFMVLGQFSGILTPADYIMTLVHGGAEPPASGDIVIELTDHEAAGDLDSQEAYVIDIGTYAKITASSERAVMYGLWTLLQRLADDGSVPCGTITDYPVIRERALHIDIGRKFYSQDWLLERIREMSRLRLNTLQLHFSENEGFRLMSESHPEVVSEQALTKQEMKAIILEAQRYHVDIIPSLDSPGHLGQALRTHPEWLLKDAAGTPAPGALDITNPAARRFVLDLIDEYAELFAGSRYFHIGGDEFINFAEFDKYPQLAEYARNVLNISGGTGVDTYIDYLNEVAEHLESKGWTVRAWNDGLYRADQIQRVAPKPSIQITYWTKWHPMMAPVEDILTKGHQVINYNDGYLYYVLGEHAGYTYPTGEKIRASWHPGLFPNRTGEAKQEYTGAYPRELIGSTFSIWSDKPEAQSEAEVASGLRGPLRAMAELAWLGKKDTAE